A part of Nitrospirota bacterium genomic DNA contains:
- a CDS encoding NAD-dependent epimerase/dehydratase family protein, translated as MGRSEAKKVLITGGTGFIGSHLTEFLIKNGYSVTCLVRDPSSLRWLAGLDIDVAVGDCSRPETLVNAVRNVSIVVHAAGLTKARRAREYYEVNHVGTRNMLEACSRYNPAIEKFILLSSLAAAGPARDGKPVKAGDLPHPVSDYGRSKLLAEQEALGYRDAFPVVILRPSVVYGPRDKDMFELFRWAGRGVTLEIMGRERLLNFCYVGDLVKAISLAMEKQTKSGGIYFVAEDRPYSWSEVRRALLFTGAVKALTIKIPYAAAYLIGLASELGSLFTSRPALTNRQKVREASQQYWTCDLAAIEHELGFKAAYPLQQGLEITWRWYRDHNWLQ; from the coding sequence ATGGGACGATCAGAAGCCAAAAAGGTCCTCATTACGGGAGGCACGGGGTTCATCGGAAGCCATCTGACGGAGTTCCTTATCAAGAACGGTTATTCCGTCACCTGTTTGGTCAGGGACCCTTCATCTCTTCGATGGCTTGCCGGACTGGATATTGACGTTGCCGTGGGCGACTGCTCCCGGCCGGAGACGCTCGTGAACGCGGTGCGGAATGTTTCCATCGTTGTTCACGCGGCCGGACTTACCAAGGCACGGCGGGCACGGGAATACTACGAGGTGAACCACGTCGGCACGCGTAATATGCTGGAAGCGTGCTCTCGATATAATCCGGCCATCGAGAAGTTCATCCTGCTCTCGAGCCTCGCGGCAGCGGGACCGGCCAGGGATGGAAAGCCGGTCAAGGCCGGCGACCTCCCGCACCCGGTCTCGGATTACGGCAGGAGCAAGCTCCTGGCCGAGCAAGAGGCGCTTGGGTACCGGGACGCCTTTCCCGTGGTCATTCTCCGTCCCTCGGTGGTCTATGGCCCCCGGGACAAGGATATGTTCGAACTCTTCCGTTGGGCCGGTCGGGGTGTGACGCTGGAGATCATGGGCAGGGAACGGCTTCTCAATTTTTGCTATGTCGGGGACCTGGTGAAAGCGATATCTCTTGCCATGGAGAAGCAGACAAAAAGCGGAGGCATATATTTTGTGGCCGAGGACAGGCCCTATTCCTGGTCCGAAGTAAGGCGGGCATTGTTGTTCACCGGGGCGGTGAAGGCGCTCACCATCAAGATTCCCTATGCCGCGGCATACCTGATCGGTCTGGCTTCGGAGCTGGGGAGCCTTTTCACATCCAGGCCCGCCCTCACGAACAGACAGAAGGTACGGGAGGCTTCGCAACAGTACTGGACCTGCGATCTCGCCGCGATCGAGCACGAACTTGGATTCAAAGCAGCGTATCCTTTGCAACAAGGATTAGAAATCACCTGGAGGTGGTATCGTGACCATAACTGGCTCCAATAA